The following proteins are co-located in the Haloarcula rubripromontorii genome:
- a CDS encoding uracil-DNA glycosylase: MEQMDGLDVVGCERCDDLCHSRSRIVNGVGPADADLLFVGEAPGANEDEQGEPFVGRSGDVLDDGLRDAGLDRDDVRITNCVRCRPPDNRDPRTGELANCREYLKTEIDRVDPEVVVTLGKVPAEHLLERDVAVTGEAGDVFDVAIAGQPRRVLVSVHPAATLYDPSQTETFEAALSTAAEFTDAQSGQSRLGEF, from the coding sequence ATGGAGCAGATGGACGGCCTCGACGTCGTCGGCTGTGAGCGCTGTGATGACCTCTGTCACTCGCGCTCGCGCATCGTCAACGGCGTCGGCCCCGCGGATGCGGATCTGTTGTTCGTCGGGGAGGCTCCCGGCGCGAACGAGGACGAACAGGGCGAGCCGTTCGTCGGTCGCAGCGGCGACGTGCTCGACGATGGGCTACGCGATGCCGGCCTCGACCGTGACGACGTTCGCATCACGAACTGCGTGCGGTGTCGCCCGCCGGACAACCGCGACCCCCGGACGGGCGAACTGGCGAACTGCCGGGAGTACCTGAAGACGGAAATCGACCGCGTCGACCCGGAGGTCGTGGTCACGCTCGGGAAAGTCCCGGCCGAACACCTGCTGGAGCGCGACGTGGCCGTCACCGGCGAAGCGGGCGACGTGTTCGACGTGGCTATTGCCGGTCAGCCACGACGCGTCCTCGTCTCCGTCCACCCGGCGGCGACGCTGTACGACCCGAGCCAGACGGAGACGTTCGAGGCGGCGCTTTCGACCGCCGCGGAGTTCACTGACGCGCAAAGCGGACAGTCACGGCTCGGCGAATTTTAA
- a CDS encoding RidA family protein, with protein MAESKTQARTAVEPAETNEQTNINSSVTRYEGDQPTEHSVYGTRQQDSQLVFFDGQFPDTETIRSGDVQAQTLAALDQIRAMAAESGLEPRDLMQTTVYLTEMDQLTAVKQAYAAFFDGQRPSRTVVGVSRLPNDAAVQIEATGVKR; from the coding sequence ATGGCAGAAAGCAAAACACAGGCGAGGACGGCTGTAGAGCCCGCAGAAACGAATGAACAGACGAACATCAACAGTAGCGTGACCCGCTACGAGGGCGACCAGCCGACAGAACACAGCGTGTACGGCACGCGCCAGCAGGACAGCCAGCTCGTGTTCTTTGACGGACAGTTCCCCGATACGGAGACAATTCGCAGCGGCGATGTGCAGGCACAGACGCTCGCCGCGCTCGACCAGATTCGTGCGATGGCTGCCGAATCCGGTCTCGAACCGCGTGACCTGATGCAGACGACGGTGTATCTCACGGAGATGGACCAGCTGACTGCGGTCAAGCAAGCATATGCGGCGTTCTTCGACGGGCAGCGACCGTCACGGACCGTCGTCGGCGTTTCACGCCTGCCGAACGACGCGGCGGTACAGATCGAAGCAACGGGTGTGAAACGGTAG
- a CDS encoding endonuclease dU, whose amino-acid sequence MKSGARALGVAESYRAETSQFAGTVVRASRVTDGFVFGTATVGGRDATETVCEMVDRLAREDIRYLLVAGIAPAWFNILDLRRIHDHTDLPVVSVTFESSPGLEEAIREAFDDPDVVQDRLTTYRAQPERRPVPVNGETVYVRSVGLDDGTAADVVRAFTPEGGRPEPLRVARLAARGLVEVE is encoded by the coding sequence GTGAAATCAGGGGCACGGGCCCTCGGCGTTGCGGAGTCGTACCGAGCGGAAACCAGTCAGTTCGCTGGCACTGTCGTCCGCGCCAGTCGAGTGACTGACGGTTTTGTTTTCGGCACTGCCACGGTCGGTGGGCGCGACGCGACCGAGACGGTGTGTGAGATGGTCGACCGACTGGCCCGAGAGGACATCCGGTACCTGCTGGTGGCGGGTATCGCGCCGGCGTGGTTCAACATCCTCGACCTCCGGCGGATTCACGACCACACCGACCTGCCAGTCGTCTCCGTCACCTTCGAGTCCTCGCCGGGGCTCGAAGAGGCCATCCGCGAGGCGTTCGACGACCCCGATGTCGTACAGGACCGGCTGACGACCTACCGCGCCCAGCCGGAGCGCCGGCCAGTACCGGTGAACGGCGAGACGGTGTACGTCCGGAGCGTCGGCCTCGACGACGGCACCGCCGCGGACGTCGTCCGTGCGTTCACGCCTGAAGGCGGGCGTCCGGAACCGCTCCGTGTCGCCCGACTGGCGGCGCGGGGTCTAGTCGAGGTGGAGTGA
- a CDS encoding DUF5786 family protein: MGFGSYDESEQDNQEYDTDFEDEDGLDAEENAHEGDIEYEFTASNDELLDRLEDIKDNQNT, encoded by the coding sequence ATGGGGTTCGGGAGCTACGACGAATCGGAACAAGACAATCAGGAGTACGACACAGACTTCGAGGACGAGGACGGCCTCGATGCTGAAGAAAACGCCCACGAGGGCGACATCGAATACGAGTTCACCGCGTCGAACGACGAACTACTCGACAGACTGGAAGACATCAAAGACAACCAGAACACGTGA
- a CDS encoding MBL fold metallo-hydrolase, with translation MNVHNVTAEAETFTCNAYLVTGEQTTLVDAGAMRGVVDVIREHADALDAVVLTHQHGDHVQQLDAVLDAFDAPLYAYGSHPRRDHALDDGDTLPVGDTECEVVYTPGHADDHVSLVSESSLFSGDVVVHDDGAFDDGSFGRTDRPGQSRERLIESIETLLDRMPAGIEHMYSGHGGVFHGDVREVVQRALERAERREPKYPDE, from the coding sequence ATGAACGTTCACAACGTCACCGCCGAGGCCGAGACGTTCACCTGCAACGCCTATCTCGTGACCGGCGAACAGACGACGCTGGTCGACGCCGGTGCGATGCGTGGCGTCGTCGACGTCATCCGCGAGCACGCCGACGCGCTCGATGCCGTCGTGTTGACCCACCAGCACGGCGACCACGTCCAGCAACTCGACGCCGTCCTCGACGCCTTCGACGCGCCGCTGTACGCCTACGGCTCCCATCCGCGCCGGGACCACGCACTCGACGACGGCGACACCCTGCCGGTCGGCGACACAGAGTGCGAGGTCGTGTACACGCCGGGCCACGCCGACGACCACGTCTCGCTCGTCTCCGAGTCATCCCTGTTCTCCGGCGACGTGGTCGTTCACGACGACGGGGCGTTCGACGACGGCTCCTTCGGCCGCACGGACCGCCCCGGCCAGTCCCGCGAGCGCCTCATCGAGAGCATCGAGACCCTCCTCGACCGCATGCCCGCCGGCATCGAACACATGTACTCGGGTCACGGCGGCGTCTTCCACGGCGATGTCCGCGAGGTCGTCCAGCGCGCCCTCGAACGGGCCGAGCGCCGCGAGCCAAAGTATCCCGACGAGTAA
- a CDS encoding 50S ribosomal protein L40e, with amino-acid sequence MASFETASDRLLNKQICMRCNARNPERAQQCRKCGYGNLRPKAKETRSA; translated from the coding sequence ATGGCTAGCTTCGAGACAGCGTCCGATCGACTCCTCAACAAGCAGATCTGCATGCGGTGTAACGCTCGGAACCCAGAGCGCGCCCAACAGTGCCGGAAGTGTGGCTACGGGAACCTGCGTCCGAAGGCGAAAGAAACCCGTAGCGCCTAA
- a CDS encoding enolase, whose translation MYEKVADLPVTVESCAFERRERATSSGFDRVTTVVSLSGAGETGRGEDVTYTTEAHDALQAADALQGADSPLVGEYTVDSFSAALAEADLWPEPPDEERFRHYRRWGFESAALDLALKQADTDLGTTLGRRYDPVEFVVSTRLSNADDDTPPTADRLAMLCERHGDCSFKLDPTPSWGNALIDELMDYDVRVLDLKGLYEGTDVDVEADPEFYRRVVDGLPDALIEDPDLTDATRPVFDGQEARVTWDVPITGVESVEALPFEPEWLNMKPSRCGTVESVLATIDYCEEHGIDLYGGGQFELGVGRDHIQALASLCYPDGPNDVAPGGYNDPEPDADLPTSPLTPPDEPAGIGTGFS comes from the coding sequence ATGTACGAGAAGGTCGCAGACCTACCGGTCACCGTCGAGAGCTGTGCGTTCGAGCGCCGAGAACGGGCGACTTCCAGCGGATTCGACCGGGTGACGACCGTCGTCAGCCTCTCGGGCGCGGGCGAGACCGGCCGCGGGGAGGACGTGACGTACACGACAGAAGCCCACGACGCACTGCAGGCTGCCGACGCGTTGCAGGGCGCGGACTCTCCGCTGGTCGGCGAGTACACCGTCGACTCGTTCTCGGCGGCGCTGGCCGAGGCCGACCTCTGGCCCGAACCCCCAGACGAGGAGCGGTTCCGTCACTACCGGCGCTGGGGGTTCGAGAGCGCGGCGCTTGACCTGGCGCTGAAGCAGGCCGATACGGACCTCGGGACGACACTCGGCCGGCGGTACGACCCGGTGGAGTTCGTCGTCTCGACCCGGCTCTCGAACGCGGACGACGACACGCCGCCGACGGCTGACAGACTGGCGATGCTGTGTGAGCGGCACGGCGACTGTTCGTTCAAGCTCGACCCCACGCCGTCCTGGGGCAACGCCCTCATCGACGAGCTGATGGACTACGACGTTCGGGTGCTGGACCTGAAAGGGCTGTACGAGGGGACGGATGTCGACGTCGAGGCAGATCCCGAGTTCTACCGCCGCGTCGTCGACGGTCTCCCGGACGCGCTGATTGAGGACCCTGACCTGACTGACGCGACTCGGCCGGTTTTCGACGGGCAAGAAGCGCGCGTCACCTGGGACGTGCCTATCACCGGGGTCGAGAGCGTCGAGGCGCTGCCGTTCGAACCGGAGTGGCTCAATATGAAACCGTCCCGTTGCGGGACCGTCGAGTCGGTGCTTGCGACCATCGACTACTGCGAGGAACACGGCATCGACCTGTACGGTGGCGGGCAGTTCGAGCTCGGTGTCGGTCGCGACCACATCCAGGCGCTGGCGTCGCTGTGCTACCCTGACGGACCGAACGATGTCGCGCCCGGGGGGTACAATGACCCTGAGCCGGATGCGGACCTGCCGACGAGTCCGCTTACGCCACCTGACGAGCCGGCCGGAATCGGGACCGGGTTCTCGTAA
- a CDS encoding DUF367 family protein encodes MELHVRYEGDDDPDKCSARKLARMDEAELHRATRSTPPGIVLNPFAEQALSPADRPAVGDGARHSRLVALDCSWETAEREAFDLEGIHRSLPFLVAGNPVNYGTAFQLNTVEAFAGALVILGERDHAERILSTFSWGHTFLELNEEPLERYANCEDSSDVIDVQDDYLAEE; translated from the coding sequence GTGGAACTGCACGTCCGGTACGAGGGTGACGACGACCCCGACAAATGTAGCGCGCGGAAGTTGGCCCGGATGGACGAGGCCGAACTCCACCGCGCGACGCGGTCGACGCCGCCCGGCATCGTGCTCAATCCCTTCGCCGAGCAGGCGCTGTCTCCGGCGGACCGGCCAGCCGTCGGCGACGGCGCTCGCCACAGCCGACTGGTCGCGCTCGACTGCTCCTGGGAGACCGCCGAACGGGAAGCGTTCGACCTCGAAGGGATTCACCGCTCGCTCCCCTTTCTCGTCGCTGGCAACCCGGTCAACTACGGGACGGCATTCCAGCTTAACACCGTCGAGGCCTTCGCCGGCGCGCTCGTCATTCTCGGGGAGCGCGACCACGCCGAGCGAATTCTGTCGACGTTCTCCTGGGGCCACACGTTTCTGGAACTGAACGAGGAGCCGCTGGAGCGGTACGCGAACTGCGAGGATTCGAGCGACGTCATCGACGTACAGGACGACTACCTCGCCGAGGAGTAG
- a CDS encoding redoxin domain-containing protein, with the protein MLSEGTTAPLFELPALVDGDCQRVGLGDYLGEDVVILAFYPADFNPACDETSCDLDELDLFTMQKDVTILGVSPDSVYSHRAFADRYGLKIPLLSDTDHDVAREYGLDFIDDIGQQLIERAVVVIDHDGDVQYAWSTDDLQQLPRVGEIKDAIAETGGDDTAFARYRVGHAHYTEGRRAFTSAMNAFRESEWMVAQGDFQQARDEFADAEDHFDTAVRFVDDESLRPIYEDTKTKANSLWQASDWLMQAAREYSSGDGAEGQQLRDDAERPLETARGYEEPPDPDGPWPPDLVTLEQDDDDDRPAFLMQDETAVDTSLDVDIDEEVEQTDSDLSEAASSAPESAPSPDDADAADETRDGADGPTIEAAEETTAGTADQPTPSAETSNEATGLADQSTAGEPDASSADDAPPESVSPPDGDGELSDVDDTDIEEIQAELAASEAENEPTEPLDEAPTAMVEAPPDTVGGTDDASTQDAPDGERSTAGSSADAATTSATETDDAVELDLADPTGDDGDTGEAAEPGDADGAVPDAADEPSDAESDRDTSDDPESDL; encoded by the coding sequence GTGCTTTCAGAGGGGACGACGGCACCACTGTTCGAACTACCGGCGCTCGTTGATGGCGACTGCCAGCGAGTCGGACTGGGAGACTATCTCGGCGAGGATGTCGTCATCCTCGCGTTCTATCCGGCGGATTTCAATCCGGCCTGTGACGAGACGTCCTGTGATCTGGACGAACTCGACCTCTTTACGATGCAGAAAGACGTGACTATTCTGGGGGTCAGCCCGGACTCGGTGTACAGCCACCGGGCTTTTGCCGACCGCTACGGCCTGAAAATCCCGCTGCTGTCCGACACTGACCACGATGTCGCCCGCGAGTACGGACTCGACTTTATCGACGATATCGGCCAGCAGCTCATCGAGCGCGCCGTCGTCGTCATCGACCACGACGGCGACGTGCAGTACGCGTGGAGTACTGACGACCTCCAGCAGCTCCCTCGCGTCGGAGAAATCAAGGATGCTATCGCCGAGACCGGCGGCGACGACACCGCGTTCGCCCGCTACCGCGTCGGCCACGCCCATTACACAGAGGGGCGGCGCGCGTTCACGTCGGCGATGAATGCCTTTCGCGAGTCGGAGTGGATGGTCGCACAGGGTGACTTCCAGCAGGCACGCGACGAATTCGCCGACGCCGAAGACCACTTCGACACCGCCGTCCGGTTCGTTGATGACGAGTCTCTGAGACCGATTTACGAGGACACGAAGACGAAGGCGAACTCGCTGTGGCAGGCCAGCGACTGGCTCATGCAGGCAGCCCGCGAGTACTCCAGCGGGGACGGAGCCGAGGGCCAGCAGCTCCGGGACGACGCCGAGCGGCCGCTAGAAACGGCCCGCGGCTACGAGGAGCCACCGGACCCCGACGGTCCATGGCCGCCGGACCTCGTGACCTTGGAACAGGACGATGACGACGACCGACCGGCGTTCCTCATGCAGGACGAGACGGCTGTGGATACCTCGCTCGACGTGGACATCGACGAGGAAGTCGAACAGACAGACAGTGACCTATCGGAGGCAGCGTCGTCGGCTCCCGAGTCAGCGCCGTCGCCTGACGACGCCGATGCGGCCGACGAAACGCGAGATGGGGCCGATGGACCGACGATAGAAGCGGCCGAGGAGACGACGGCGGGGACAGCTGACCAGCCAACACCTTCGGCGGAGACTTCGAACGAAGCGACCGGCCTCGCGGACCAGTCGACAGCGGGGGAACCTGATGCGTCGTCGGCCGACGACGCTCCGCCGGAGTCGGTGTCGCCCCCGGACGGGGACGGTGAGCTGTCGGACGTTGACGACACTGATATCGAGGAGATACAGGCCGAACTGGCCGCCAGCGAAGCCGAGAACGAGCCGACGGAGCCGCTGGACGAAGCCCCGACTGCGATGGTCGAAGCGCCCCCCGACACAGTCGGCGGAACGGACGACGCTTCCACACAGGACGCGCCGGACGGCGAGCGGTCGACTGCCGGCTCGTCGGCGGACGCCGCCACCACCTCAGCGACGGAGACCGACGACGCAGTTGAGCTGGACCTGGCCGACCCGACGGGCGACGACGGCGACACGGGAGAAGCAGCCGAACCGGGGGATGCTGACGGTGCTGTCCCGGACGCAGCTGACGAGCCGTCCGATGCGGAGAGCGATAGAGACACGTCTGACGACCCCGAATCAGACCTGTGA
- a CDS encoding nuclear transport factor 2 family protein, giving the protein MMRPALLRRTRAYYDAIDGDDYDQLASLLTPSFVHDRPDRTIDGRDQFVRFMREERPQTDTTHPLDGLYCRQNDSAAESTDGDDTATADVIARGRLLDADGERIVGFVDVFTFAGDDIERIETYTR; this is encoded by the coding sequence GTGATGCGACCCGCGCTTCTTCGGCGGACACGGGCCTACTACGACGCTATCGACGGCGACGACTACGACCAGTTGGCGTCGCTGCTCACCCCGTCGTTCGTCCACGACCGCCCTGACCGGACCATCGACGGCCGGGACCAGTTCGTACGGTTCATGCGTGAGGAACGGCCCCAGACGGACACCACCCATCCGCTCGACGGCCTCTACTGTCGGCAGAACGACAGCGCGGCCGAGTCGACAGACGGCGACGACACGGCGACGGCGGACGTCATCGCTCGCGGCCGCCTACTCGATGCCGACGGCGAGCGTATCGTCGGGTTCGTCGACGTGTTCACGTTCGCCGGGGACGACATCGAGCGCATCGAGACGTACACACGTTGA
- a CDS encoding class I SAM-dependent DNA methyltransferase, with translation MPDDAFGRMALDFHRDDLTERPRYRRDDGDVTEAHLAGYFEPRSAWHPIEERLFPAVTGRVLDAGCGVGRHTLPLQERGHSVLSVDRSPGAVAVARERGVTHPVIGDLRQPPGDGFETVVALGKQLGLGSSLAALRTTLTELAAVTQPGGRLVADMDTLDRADPETDAAHRTQPGVAYRTFRVEYDGLAGPWTDLLLVTPSGFRDAVSETPWTVDALVGTETDGSMYGVRLSLPEQ, from the coding sequence ATGCCGGACGACGCCTTCGGCCGGATGGCACTGGACTTTCATCGCGACGACCTCACCGAGCGGCCGCGGTATCGGCGCGATGACGGCGACGTGACCGAGGCGCATCTGGCGGGCTATTTCGAGCCACGGTCGGCGTGGCATCCCATCGAGGAACGCCTGTTCCCGGCGGTGACAGGGCGTGTCCTCGATGCCGGCTGTGGCGTCGGCCGACACACACTCCCGCTGCAGGAGCGCGGCCACAGCGTGCTGTCCGTCGACCGGAGTCCGGGGGCCGTCGCGGTCGCCCGCGAGCGCGGCGTCACCCATCCCGTGATCGGCGACCTCCGACAGCCGCCGGGGGACGGGTTCGAGACGGTCGTTGCACTGGGCAAGCAGCTCGGCCTCGGCAGTTCGCTGGCCGCCCTCCGGACGACGCTTACAGAACTGGCAGCGGTGACACAGCCCGGTGGTCGTCTCGTCGCCGACATGGATACGCTCGACCGAGCAGACCCGGAGACTGACGCGGCCCACCGGACCCAGCCCGGTGTCGCCTACCGGACCTTCCGCGTCGAGTACGACGGGCTGGCCGGCCCGTGGACCGACCTGTTGCTGGTCACGCCGTCGGGCTTCCGCGACGCGGTCAGTGAGACCCCGTGGACCGTGGACGCGCTCGTCGGGACCGAAACCGACGGGTCGATGTACGGCGTTCGGCTGTCGCTACCGGAACAGTGA
- the serS gene encoding serine--tRNA ligase, with the protein MLSRQFVRENPETVRDAIERKGVTGVDLDEILEIDEEWRELKAEGDGLRQERNEVSSKIGQLKQEGKEEEAQEAIDRSQELKDELQDIEERADELEAQLEDALLELPNIPHESVPTGEDEADNVERYREGFDDLRDLPDEVVPHYDLGEDLDLLDFERGAKVSGGGYQFVKGEGARLEHALVQFMLDVHREQEYVDVLPPIPVNSDSMEGTGQLPKFAEDAYRVGARQDDDYDSDDLWLLPTAEVPVTNMYRGEILLDDDLPVKHQAFSPNFRREAGEHGTETRGYVRVHQFHKVELVNFVRPENSYDRLESLLDEAAEVLDRLELPYRVLDMCTGDMGFTQAKKYDVEVWAPGDDMDEGPDRGGRWLEVSSVSNFEDFQARRAGLRYRPERHESADYLHTLNGSGLAVPRVLVAIMEYYQNDDGTITVPEPLRPYMGGQELIEGSEKIGESAVGAGEKE; encoded by the coding sequence ATGTTATCGAGACAGTTCGTCCGGGAGAACCCCGAGACGGTCCGTGACGCCATCGAGCGGAAGGGCGTCACGGGCGTCGACCTCGACGAAATCCTCGAAATCGACGAGGAGTGGCGGGAACTGAAAGCCGAAGGCGACGGCCTGCGGCAGGAACGCAACGAAGTGTCGAGCAAGATCGGCCAGCTCAAACAGGAGGGCAAAGAGGAGGAGGCACAGGAGGCCATCGACCGCTCGCAGGAACTCAAAGACGAACTGCAGGATATCGAGGAGCGGGCCGACGAACTGGAGGCCCAGTTGGAAGACGCCCTGCTTGAACTGCCGAACATCCCTCACGAGTCGGTCCCGACCGGCGAGGACGAGGCAGACAACGTCGAGCGCTACCGCGAGGGATTCGACGACCTGCGTGACCTGCCCGACGAGGTCGTCCCGCATTACGACCTCGGCGAGGATCTGGACCTGCTCGACTTCGAACGCGGTGCCAAGGTGTCCGGCGGCGGCTACCAGTTCGTCAAGGGCGAGGGCGCGCGACTGGAGCATGCACTCGTCCAGTTCATGCTTGACGTCCACCGCGAGCAGGAGTACGTCGACGTGCTCCCGCCGATTCCCGTCAACTCCGATTCGATGGAAGGGACCGGCCAACTCCCCAAATTTGCCGAGGACGCCTACCGCGTCGGAGCCAGACAAGACGACGACTACGACAGCGACGACCTGTGGCTGCTCCCGACGGCGGAGGTGCCGGTCACCAACATGTACCGCGGCGAGATTCTGCTGGACGACGACCTCCCGGTCAAACATCAGGCGTTCTCGCCGAACTTCCGGCGCGAGGCCGGCGAGCACGGGACCGAGACGCGGGGCTACGTCCGCGTCCACCAGTTCCACAAGGTCGAACTCGTCAACTTTGTCCGCCCCGAGAACAGCTACGACCGGCTTGAGAGCCTGCTTGACGAGGCTGCCGAAGTGCTTGACCGCCTCGAACTGCCCTACCGCGTGCTCGACATGTGTACCGGCGACATGGGCTTTACGCAGGCCAAGAAGTACGATGTCGAGGTGTGGGCTCCCGGCGACGACATGGACGAGGGTCCCGACCGCGGCGGCCGCTGGCTCGAAGTCTCCTCGGTGTCGAACTTCGAGGACTTCCAGGCCCGGCGCGCCGGCCTGCGCTACCGCCCCGAGCGACACGAGTCCGCCGATTATCTCCACACGCTGAACGGCTCCGGACTTGCCGTCCCGCGGGTTCTCGTCGCCATCATGGAGTACTACCAGAACGACGACGGGACCATCACCGTGCCCGAACCCCTCCGCCCGTACATGGGCGGCCAGGAACTCATCGAAGGCTCCGAAAAGATCGGCGAGAGCGCCGTCGGCGCGGGCGAGAAGGAGTAA
- a CDS encoding universal stress protein, with protein sequence MYDTVLVPTDGSDGSATAAEHAIDLAQRHDASLHALHVLETEQVVDQIPDFEDSSIYDRLADAGQQAVDDLRAQADDAGIDAVTTAVEQGVPHEEVVAYVERHDIDIIVMATEGRTGPSRELIGSVTESVVRASPVPVLAVKVGGES encoded by the coding sequence ATGTACGATACCGTACTCGTTCCGACCGACGGCTCCGACGGGTCTGCCACCGCGGCCGAACACGCCATCGACCTCGCACAGCGCCACGACGCGAGTCTGCACGCGCTACACGTGCTCGAAACCGAACAGGTAGTCGACCAGATACCCGATTTCGAGGACAGCAGCATCTACGACCGCCTCGCCGACGCTGGGCAGCAGGCCGTCGATGACCTGCGTGCACAGGCCGACGACGCCGGTATCGACGCAGTGACGACAGCAGTTGAACAGGGCGTCCCCCACGAGGAAGTCGTGGCGTACGTCGAGCGCCACGATATCGACATCATCGTAATGGCGACGGAAGGCCGGACCGGACCGTCCCGGGAACTCATCGGCAGCGTTACCGAGTCGGTCGTTCGGGCCTCGCCGGTGCCGGTGCTCGCAGTCAAGGTCGGCGGCGAGTCGTAG
- a CDS encoding MBL fold metallo-hydrolase, producing the protein MGIGDVYEVTVGDCTDVHYVDTGMYDVAEYGSVYIIDAERPALVDTGIGARHENILSAMESVGIAPEDLEVIAATHVHLDHAGGAGYLAEDCPNATVYVHESGKRHLVDPQRLWEGTKHAVGDQIEFYGKPVPVAEDRIETLADGDVIDLGDHSLDVLHAPGHAPHQVVFYDPVVDGVFTADAAGIYTPSTDEMHVTTPPVNFTLEGALDDVAMLQDLDPEILMFGHYGPAETGDKLKTYAEILPEWVAEVERKRAELDDDEAVIEYFVERADTDTWGERKGRAEMRLNVRGVLVALDNREE; encoded by the coding sequence ATGGGAATCGGTGACGTTTACGAGGTGACGGTCGGGGACTGCACAGATGTCCACTACGTCGACACCGGGATGTACGACGTAGCCGAGTACGGCTCCGTCTACATCATCGACGCCGAGCGACCGGCACTGGTCGACACTGGCATCGGCGCGCGACACGAGAACATCCTCTCGGCGATGGAGTCGGTCGGCATCGCGCCCGAGGACCTGGAAGTCATTGCGGCGACCCACGTCCACCTGGACCACGCCGGCGGGGCCGGCTACCTCGCCGAGGACTGCCCGAACGCGACGGTGTACGTCCACGAGTCCGGGAAGCGCCACCTCGTCGACCCCCAGCGGCTCTGGGAAGGGACCAAACACGCCGTCGGCGACCAGATTGAGTTCTACGGGAAGCCGGTCCCGGTCGCCGAAGACCGTATCGAGACGCTAGCCGACGGCGACGTGATCGACCTGGGTGACCACTCCCTCGATGTCCTGCACGCACCGGGCCATGCCCCACACCAGGTCGTCTTCTACGACCCCGTCGTCGACGGTGTGTTCACCGCCGACGCCGCCGGCATCTACACGCCGTCGACCGACGAGATGCACGTCACGACCCCACCGGTCAACTTCACACTTGAGGGTGCCCTCGACGACGTGGCGATGTTACAGGACCTCGACCCTGAGATTCTCATGTTCGGCCACTACGGCCCAGCCGAAACCGGTGACAAACTGAAGACCTACGCCGAGATTCTGCCCGAGTGGGTCGCCGAAGTCGAGCGAAAGCGCGCGGAACTCGACGACGACGAGGCGGTCATCGAGTACTTCGTCGAGCGAGCCGACACCGACACCTGGGGCGAGCGCAAGGGCCGCGCCGAGATGCGCCTGAACGTCCGCGGCGTCCTCGTGGCGCTCGATAACCGCGAGGAATAG